The Mercurialis annua linkage group LG8, ddMerAnnu1.2, whole genome shotgun sequence genome window below encodes:
- the LOC126659516 gene encoding uncharacterized protein LOC126659516, with protein sequence MKKLAGVTLRSITSTLSNRTHFAKSLATAALTDADYKENSNNSNGKGTNESNDEFEKRIFGGIFGSGNNQASESFFQKLDRLEKARNRPPPSSGAANEGNSSILDGLDEGFNSLNDGLDGKLKRAATYFEFDPEEVMREDYSFRPDMSFRPGSTYELKDLDLEKPAVRKFSKKNEFTVTTKEALEKADFRNVRFLANFLTEAGILYKRSMTGISAKAQRRIAREIKTARAFGLLPFTTMGTKSFIFGQTMENLPEDYEYQTFGPRTPAGAGDEVEADPLET encoded by the exons atgaaaaaactcgcCGGAGTCACACTCCGATCAATCACCAGTACCTTATCAAACCGAACCCATTTCGCCAAATCTCTCGCAACAGCTGCTCTTACCg ATGCTGATTACAAAGAAAATTCCAACAATAGTAATGGTAAAGGTACTAATGAGTCAAATGATGAGTTTGAGAAGAGAATTTTTGGGGGAATTTTTGGGAGTGGGAATAATCAAGCTAGTGAGTCGTTTTTTCAGAAGCTTGATCGGCTTGAGAAGGCGCGGAACAGGCCACCACCTAGTTCTGGTGCGGCGAATGAAGGAAATAGTTCAATTTTGGATGGTTTAGATGAGGGGTTTAACTCGTTAAACGATGGATTGGATGGGAAATTGAAGCGGGCTGCGACTTATTTTGAGTTTGATCCTGAGGAGGTTATGAGGGAAGACTATAGTTTTCGTCCTGATATGAGTTTTCGGCCTGGCTCGACTTATGAGCTTAAG GATCTTGATCTTGAAAAACCCGCAGTGCGCAAATTCTCAAAGAAAAATGAATTTACCGTTACTACAAAAGAAGCTCTGGAAAAAGCTGATTTCCGG AATGTTAGATTTCTTGCAAACTTCTTAACCGAAGCTGGCATTTTGTATAAGCGGAGCATG ACCGGCATAAGTGCCAAAGCACAGAGGAGGATCGCCAGGGAGATCAAAACAGCTCGAGCTTTTGGTCTACTGCCTTTTACGACAATGGGGacaaaatcatttatttttggCCAGACTATGGAGAATCTCCCTGAGGACTACGAATATCAGACTTTTGGTCCCCGCACGCCTGCTGGTGCTGGTGATGAGGTTGAGGCAGACCCTCTTGAAACCTAG
- the LOC126660252 gene encoding cullin-associated NEDD8-dissociated protein 1, whose protein sequence is MANLQITSILEKMTGKDKDYRYMATSDLLNELNKDTFKPDADLEIKLSNIVLQQLDDVAGDVSGLAVKCLAPLVKKVSEARVVEMTNRLCDKLLNGKDQHRDAASIALKTIVSEVTTQSLAQSILVSLSPQLIKGVTSQGLSAEIKCECLDILCDVLHKFGNLMAADHGLILNALLSQLNSSQATIRKKTVSCVASLASSLSDEMLAKATVEVVRNLRNKGVKPEMTRTNIQMIGALSRAVGYRFGPHLGDTVPVLINYCTTASENDEELREYSLQALESFLLRCPRDIYSYCDQILLLTLEYLSYDPNFTDNMEEDTDDESYEEEEDDESANEYTDDEDVSWKVRRAAAKCLAALIVSRPEMLAKLYEEACPKLIDRFKEREENVKMDVFNTFIELLRQTGNVTKGQIDINESSPRWLLKHEVPKIVKSTNRQLREKSIKTKVGAFSVLKELVVVLPDCLAEHIGSLIPGIEKALNDKSSTSNLKSEALIFTRLVLASHSPPVFHPHIKELSGPVFSAVGERYYKVTAEALRVCGELVRVLRPNVQGLDFDFKPYVHPIYNAIMSRLTNQDQDQEVKECAISCMGLVISTFGDNLRAELPSCLPVLVDRMGNEITRLTAVKAFAVIASSSLRVDLSCVLDHVIVELTAFLRKANRALRQATLGTLNSLIVAYGDQIGSSAYEVIIIELSTLISDSDLHMTALALELCCTLMGDRRSSPNVGLAVRNKVLPQALTLIKSSLLQGQALLALQNFFASLVYSANTSFDTLLGSLLSSAKPSPQSGGVAKQALHSIAQCVAVLCLAAGDQKCSSTVKMLTEILKDDSSTNSARQHLALLCLGEIGRRKDLSTHPQIETIIIESFQSPFEEIKSAASYALGNIAVGNLSKYLPFILDQIDNQQKKQYLLLHSLKEVIVRQSVDNAEFQDSSVEKILKLLFNHCESEEEGVRNVVAECLGKIALIEPAKLVPALKVRTTSPAAFTRATVVIAVKYSIVERPEKIDEIIYPEISSFLMLIKDHDRHVRRAAVLALSTFAHNKPNLIKGLLPELLPLLYDQTIVKKELIRTVDLGPFKHIVDDGLELRKAAFECVDTLLDSCLDQLNPSSFIVPYLKSGLEDHYDVKMPCHLILSKLADKCPSAVLAVLDSLVDPLQKTINFKPKQDAVKQEVDRNEDMIRSALRAIAALNHISGGACSPKFKNLMNEISKSPTLWEKYYSIRNE, encoded by the exons ATGGCCAATTTACAAATTACAAGTATTTTGGAGAAG aTGACGGGGAAGGATAAAGACTACAGATATATGGCCACATCTGACTTACTGAATGAGTTGAATAAAGATACCTTTAAACCTGATGCTGACCTGGAGATAAAGTTGTCAAATATTGTTCTACAACAGCTTGATGATGTGGCTGGTGATGTTTCTGGATTGGCTGTGAAATG TCTTGCTCCATTGGTGAAGAAGGTGAGTGAAGCACGAGTCGTGGAGATGACCAATAGGCTATGTGATAAATTGCTCAATGGAAAAGATCAACATCGTGATGCTGCAAGCATAGCATTGAAGACGATTGTATCTGAAGTCACAACTCAATCTCTTGCTCAATCCATTCTTGTTTCCTTATCTCCACAGTTGATAAAAGGAGTAACTAGTCAG GGTTTGAGCGCCGAGATAAAATGTGAATGTCTTGATATATTATGTGATGTCCTTCATAAATTTGGAAATTTGATGGCAGCTGACCATGGGCTGATCTTAAATGCACTTTTGTCACAATTGAACTCAAGTCAAGCCACCATTAGAAAGAAGACTGTTTCTTGTGTTG CATCCCTTGCGTCAAGCTTGTCTGATGAAATGTTGGCAAAAGCTACAGTTGAAGTTGTGCGTAACTTGAGAAATAAAGGTGTAAAGCCCGAAATGACCCGTACAAATATTCAGATGATTGGTGCTTTAAG CCGCGCTGTAGGATACCGGTTTGGACCTCATCTTGGCGACACTGTgccagttttaattaattactgcACAACTGCATCAGAAAATGACGAGGAGCTTCGTGAATATAGCCTGCAG GCGCTAGAGAGTTTTCTTCTAAGATGCCCTAGAGACATTTACTCATACTGTGATCAAATTCTTCTTCTTACTCTTGAATATCTAAGTTATGATCCAAATTTCACTGATAACATGGAAGAGGATACTGATGATGAAAGCTATGAAGAGGAGGAAgatga TGAGAGTGCAAATGAATATACAGATGATGAGGATGTCAGCTGGAAAGTTCGAAGAGCAGCAGCTAAATGCTTAGCAGCATTAATAGTTTCTCGTCCTGAAATGCTTGCAAAGCTATACGAGGAG GCCTGTCCTAAGCTGATTGATAGATTTAAGGAAAGGGAAGAAAATGTCAAG ATGGACGTATTCAACACATTCATTGAGCTATTACGTCAAACTGGAAATGTTACAAAAGGGCAGATTGACATAAATGAATCAAG CCCAAGATGGTTACTCAAGCATGAAGTACCAAAGATAGTTAAATCTACAAATAGGCAGCTTCGTGAGAAATCTATCAAGACAAAG GTTGGTGCATTTTCTGTACTGAAAGAACTGGTGGTTGTCTTGCCAGACTGCCTCGCAGAACACATTGGTTCACTTATTCCTGGAATTGAAAAGGCTTTGAAT GACAAATCTTCAACCTCAAATTTGAAGTCTGAAGCCCTTATATTCACAAGATTGGTATTGGCTTCACATTCTCCTCCTGTATTCCATCCCCATATCAag GAGCTTTCTGGTCCTGTTTTTTCAGCTGTCGGCGAGCGTTACTACAAGGTAACAGCTGAGGCATTAAGAGTGTGTGGAGAACTTGTTCGCGTCCTGCGACCAAATGTTCAG GGCTTGGATTTTGACTTCAAACCTTATGTTCATCCAATATATAATGCCATAATGTCACGCTTGACGAACCAAGACCAAGACCAG GAAGTTAAAGAATGTGCTATTTCTTGCATGGGGCTCGTCATTTCAACATTTGGTGATAATCTCAGAGCAGAGTTACCTTCATGCCTTCCTGTACTTGTCGACCGAATGGGGAATGAAATAACACGACTTACAGCTGTCAAG GCTTTTGCTGTCATTGCTTCTTCTTCTCTTCGAGTTGATCTATCTTGTGTTTTGGATCATGTAATTGTAGAGCTAACAGCATTTCTCCGGAAG GCTAATCGTGCTCTACGACAGGCAACACTAGGGACTCTAAATTCCCTAATTGTAGCCTATGGCGATCAGATTGGTTCATCTGCATATGAAGTTATTATAATTGAACTTTCCACTCTGATAAG TGATTCAGACTTGCATATGACTGCTCTTGCTCTGGAACTTTGTTGCACTTTGATGGGTGATAGGAGGTCCAGCCCTAATGTTGGTTTGGCTGTTAGAAACAAAGTTCTACCCCAGGCACTAACATTGATCAAAAGCTCGTTGCTGCAGGGTCAAGCTCTTTTG GCTTTACAAAACTTTTTTGCCTCGCTAGTCTATTCTGCAAATACAAGTTTTGACACTTTACTGGGCTCCCTTCTATCAAGTGCTAAGCCATCTCCCCAGTCAGGTGGTGTGGCAAAACAAGCCTTGCATTCAATTGCTCAATGTGTAGCTGTCCTCTGCCTTGCTGCAGGTGATCAGAAATGTTCATCTACAGTTAAAATGCTGACAGAAATTCTTAAAGATGACAGCAGTACCAATTCA GCCAGGCAGCATCTTGCCTTGTTATGCCTGGGCGAGATTGGGAGGAGAAAGGATCTAAGTACACACCCACAAATAGAAACTATTATAATTGAGTCCTTTCAATCTCCTTTTGAAGAGATAAAATCTGCTGCTTCTTATGCTCTTGGCAATATTGCTGTCGGTAATCTGTCCAAGTATCTGCCTTTTATCTTGGATCAGATTGATAATCAGCAGAAGAAACAATATCTCCTGCTTCATTCTCTGAAGGAG GTTATTGTAAGACAGTCTGTAGATAATGCAGAGTTCCAGGATTCTAGTGTTGAGAAGATACTAAAATTACTATTTAATCATTGTGAGAGTGAGGAAGAGGGTGTTCGAAATGTTGTGGCTGAGTGTCTGGGTAAAATTGCACTTATAGAACCTGCAAAACTTGTTCCTGCACTTAAG GTGAGAACAACTAGTCCAGCTGCATTCACAAGAGCAACAGTGGTAATTGCTGTAAAATATTCAATAGTTGAGCGGCCTGAGAAGATAGATGAGATTATATACCCTGAGATATCATCATTCCTTATGCTTATCAAGGATCATGACCGG CATGTGAGGCGTGCAGCTGTGTTGGCCTTGAGTACATTCGCGCACAACAAGCCTAACCTTATCAAGGGACTTCTTCCTGAATTATTACCCCTTCTCTATGATCAAACAATTGTGAAG AAAGAATTAATACGAACAGTTGATCTTGGGCCCTTCAAGCATATTGTGGATGACGGACTTGAGTTGAGGAAAGCAGCTTTTGAATGTGTAGATACTTTGTTGGATAGTTGTCTTGATCAACTAAACCCATCGTCTTTCATTGTTCCTTACCTCAAATCTGGTCTTGAAG ATCACTATGATGTTAAAATGCCTTGCCACCTTATCCTCTCAAAACTTGCAGATAAATGTCCATCTGCCGTCTTGGCTG TGCTGGACTCTTTGGTTGACCCTCTccaaaaaactataaattttaagcCAAAGCAAGATGCTGTTAAGCAGGAAGTAGATCGTAATGAAGACATGATTCGCAGTGCTCTTCGAGCAATTGCAGCCCTAAATCACATAAG CGGAGGTGCTTGCAGCCCTAAATTCAAAAACCTTATGaatgaaatttcaaaatctccTACCCTGTGGGAGAAGTACTATTCCATCCGGAATGAGTAA